The nucleotide window AGAAAGGGTGATGATGATGACGGACCGCCGTACCGAGCAGGCCGACCAGAACGCCGCGATCAAGGACCCGGACGAGTGGGTCACCGGCGACGAGCCGCCGACCGCCGCTCAGGAGTCCTACCTGAGCACGCTGGCCCGGGAAGCCCACGCCGACCTCCCGGACGACCTCACCAAGGCCGAGGCGTCCAAGCGCATCGACGAACTCCAGGCCGAAACGGGCCGAGGCCAGTAACCCCTCCGCGATCTTGCACTTTCTGTCGCGACAAAAGTGCGCACAAGGCACGAACCACCGACAGCAAGTGCAAGATCGCGGGGGCGAGGGCGGGGCGCGAGGGCGGGACGGCGGGGTTAGGGGCGGGGCAGGTGGTGTCGGCGTACCTCGGTCAGGGCGCCCTCGTTGATCTCGGCGGTCAGGTAGGTGGCGTGGGGTTGGGAGCGGCGGTCGGTGGGCGAGCCGGGGTTGAGCAGGCGCAGCCCACCGGGCGCCTCGGTGTCCCAGGGGATGTGCGAATGCCCGAAGACCAGCAGGTCGACGTCGGGAAAGCGGGCCGCACACCGCTTCTCGCGACCGGTCCGTGGCCCGGTCTCGTGCACCACAGCGACCCGCAGGCCGTCGAGCTCAACCCGGGCCACCTCCGGCAGCCGGGCGCGCAGCGCCGGGCCGTCGTTGTTGCCGCACACCCCGATCAGCCGACGCGATCGCGCGGTCATGGAGTCGAGCAACGCCTCGTCCACCCAGTCGCCGGCGTGTACCACCACGTCGGCCGCCTCGATGGCCGCCCAGAGGGGCCCGGGTAGGTCCCGGGCCCGCTTCGGTACGTGGGTGTCCGCCGTGAGCACCAGCCGCATCCCGGCATTCTCCCCCAACCTCACGATCACTTGATGCTGAGTAGCTGCAGGAGCCTTTCCACAACTACTCAGCATCAAGTGATCAAGGAGCAACGAGCCGGTCAGGGGGCGGTCACGGCAGGGTCCACCGTTGCGCTCCGGTGCCGTTGCAGGTCCAGATCCGCAGTTGCCGACCGTCGGTGAGGTCCGAGTTGGGAATGTCCAGGCAACGCCCGGACTGGGGGTTGCGCAGGCTGCCGTCCGGCTGGGCGGCCCACTGCTGGGCCCCGCTGCCGTTGCAGTCGTAGAGCTGCACGAGCGTGCCGTCGGTGGTGCCGCTCGCCTTCACGTCCAGGCACTTGGCGAGCCCACGCACCGTGCCGTCGCCGGGCAGGGTCCAGCTCTGCGCGGCGGTGCCGTTGCAGGTCCAGGTCTGCACCTTGGTGCCGTTCGCCGTCTGGCCGGAGGCGATGTCCGCGCACTTGCCGAGGGCCGTCACCGCACCGCTGCGCGGCCCGCCGGTGCCGACGCCCGGGCCGGTGAAGGTGTAGCTGTCCACGTCCAGCAACGCCCCGCTGCCGCCGGTGACGACCAGGTACAGGTCGTGGGTGCCGTCGTCGGGCCCTGTCACCGTGGCGCTCAGCTCGGTGTAGTTGTCCCAGCCGCCGGTGTTCGGCACCGCGATCCGGGCGACCTCGGTACCGGTCGGTGAGTCGTACCGGAAGGAGAGGGTGCCCCCGGGGCCGCCGGAGGAGACGCGGGCGCGCACACCGGTGATTCCCTTGAGGCTCACCGCGTGGTGCCGGACGCTCTCGCCGTTCTGGACGTCACCCAACCGCTTGCCGCCCTCGGCCGCCGCCTGGTCGATCACCTTGGGGCCGTTGAGCTGGACGAAGTGCTCGGCCTGCCACTGTTTCGGATAGAGGCTGATCTCCTGCTCGCCGGTGAGTGCCGCCGAGCCGGTCGCGCCGCGATCGGTGTAGCTGCCCCGCAGGACGAAGAACAGCACCGAGTCGGGGCCGGCGTGCACGGGGCCGGTGTTGAAGGTCGCGCCGCAGCCGGTCCCCTCCCCCTCCTCGTGGGCGTGTTCCTGGTGGCCGAGCGCGGCCCGGACGACCACCGCCGAGCAGGCCGGCGCGCCGTCCTGCGGGTCACTGGCGGAGGCACCCACCGTCAGGTCCTGCCCCCAGTCGAAGAGCCCGCCGGCGGGCAGGCCGGTCAGCGTGACCGTCGGCCGGTTGTTGCCGACCACCACCGACACCACTGTGGTGGCGCTGCGGCCGGTGCCGTCATTGACGGTGAGCCGGGCGCTGTAGCTGCCGTTGGCGGAGTACGTGAAGGACGGGTTCGCGGCGGTCGAGTCGGTGCTGCCGTTGTTGGTGAAGTCCCAGGCGTACGTCAGCGGGTCGCCGTCCGGGTCCGAGCTGCCGGCGCTGGAGAAGGTCACCGAGAGCGGGGCGAGGCCGTTGTCCCGGTTGATCGTGGCCCTGGCCAGCGGCGATCGGCCACCCTGCACGTAGTTGATTTTGTAGAGACCGGCGTCGGCAGCGCCGGAGAAGTAGCCGCTGCCGTACTCCAGCAGGTAGAGCGAGCCGTCCGGGCCGAACTGCCAGTCGATCGGGTGGACGAGTTGCATGCCGGCGAGCACCGGCTCGATCACGGTCGGCGTCCCGGTGGACGGGTTGCCGTTGTCGAACTGGACCTCCTTGATCCAGTTTCGGCAGTACTCGGAGATCAGCCACTTGTTGTCGTAGTAGGCCGGCCACTTGACGTCCGAGACGAGGTTCGGGTCGTAGTGGTAGACCTCGACGTGGTTGGGTGACCCGCACCCGCCCGGGTTGTCCAGCGCCGGCCAGTCCTCACTGCCGCCGTGCTGTTCCCAGACCAGCGCCGGCTTCGTCGCCGGAAGCTGCTGGAGACCGGTGTTGCGGGGGGAGTTGTTGACCGGGCCGGTCGAGCCGCCGCAGGGGAACCAGCCGCGCGGCGTGGCGGTGGCGAAGTCCCAGTCGTTGTAGGCGACGTTCGGGCCGCCGCAGTACGGCCAGCCGTAGTTGCCGGGCCCGTTGGCCCGGTTGAACTCGTCGTACGCCGCCGGGCCACGGTTGGCGAGGTCGACGCCGGCATCCGGGCCGACCTCACCCCAGTAGAGGGTGTTGTTCGCGGTCCGGTCCACCCAGATCCGGTACGGATTGCGCACGCCCATCACGTAGATCTCCGGGCGCGTTCGCGCGGTGCCGGCGGCGAAGAGGTTGCCGGCGGGGACGGTGTAGCTGCCGTCGTTCTCCGGGTGGATCCGGTTGATCTTGCCGCGCAGGTCGTTGGTGTTGCCGGAGGTGCGCTGGGCGTCGTACTGCGCGTTGCGGTTCGTCCGCTCGTCGATCGGGGCCATTCCGGCGGAGTCGCCACCGGAGTTGGTGTTGTCGCCGACGGCGAAGTACAGGTTGCCGGCGGTGTCCCAGCTCATCGAGCCGGCGGAGTGGCAGCAGAGGTCCCGTTCGGTGGGCCACTCGATGAGCACGTCCTCGCTGCCCGCGTCGAGCAGCAGTGTGGACGGGTTGAAGGTGAACCGGCTGATCCGGTTGACCAGTGGGGTGACCTTCGGCGAGTAGAAGAGGTAGACCCAGCGGTTGCTCGCGAAGCTCGGGTGCAGGGTGATGCCGATCAGGCCGTCCTCGAAGCGGGCGTCCAACGCCAGGGTCAGGGCCACAGTGGTGGACCTGGTCGCCGGGTTGTAGAGGCGGACCTGGCCACCGCCGCTGCTGGTGCCCCGGTTGATGTAGAAGACCTTGCCGTCGGGGGCGACGGCCAGTTCGATCGGTTCGCCCATGGAGAGACCGCCGTCGAGGGCGACCTTCTCGAAACCGATGGTGGCGGGCGGCGCGAGGGCAGCGGCCTGGGCCGGGGACGCGGCGGCCGGTAGAACGCCTGCCTGCGGGACGAGGCAGAGGGTGACCAGGACGGTGAGCACTGTGGTGGCGCTGACGAGACGTCGGCGCGGTGTGCGGGACACGAGACCTCCAGCTGTCCGGGGGATCTCGGTGCCGCTCCCGCCGACTGGAGGAGCACCGCAGGGTGTCCCGGACATTAACGTCTTTCACTGGAGAGCGATAGAACTTCGCGTCAACAGATGGAAAGTTGTCACTATCTAGACGAAAGTCCGGCTCACTGGCGCACCGGCGAGAAGTACGCCGGGGGCATTCCGCACTGACGCAGCGTCGGGTCCCGCTCGACGTCGGTCAGCACACCGGCAGCGTTGATCAGGCCGATGTGGGAGAACGCCTGGGGGAAGTTGCCCAACTGCTCCCCGGTCAGCGGGTCGATCTGCTCGGCGAACAGGCCGAGGTCGTTGACCCGCTCCGCCAACCCCCGGAACAACTCGTGCGCCCGGTCCCGCTCACCGGCCAGCGCCAGGCAGCACACCAGCCAGAACGAGCAGATCAGAAACCCCGCCGGGTCGCCGTCCCAGCGCCGCAGCAGGCCGTCGTGGGAGAGCCGCTCCTCCACCTCGCGGATCGTCGAGCGCATCCGCGGGTCGTCGGCCCGCACGAATCCGACGAGCGGCATCACCAACACCGACGCGTCCAGGTCGTCGGACTCGAAACTCCCGGTGTACGACTGGAGCCGCTCGCTCCAGCCCCGTTCGAGGACCTCCGCGCGGACCGCGTCGCGAGCGGCCGCCCAGCGGGCCACGTCCTGCGGCTCGCCGAGCTTGTCACCGAAGCGGACCGCCCGATCCAGGGCGACCCAGCACTGCACCTTCGAGGACACGTGGTGGTGCTGGATGCCGCGCTCCTCCCACATGCCCGCGTCGGGCAACGCCCAGTCCCGTGCGGCCTGGTCGGCGAGCACCCGGAGAACGTGCTGTACCTCCGTGCCCAGCGGCTCCAGCTTGTCGCGCATCAACCAGGCGGCATCCATCGCCTCGCCGAAGATGTCGGTCTGCCGCTGCTGCCACGCGTCGTTGCCGATCACCACCGGTGGGCTGTCGCGGTAGCCGCCGAGCTGTTCCAGGCGGTGTTCGGTCAGGTCCCGCTCGCCCAGCACCCCGTACATGATGGGCACCGGTTTGTCGTCGACACGGCCCATCGCCCGACCCAACCAGGCGAACTGCCGCTGCACCTCGTCCAGGCACGTCGTCCGCCACAGTGCCCGCAGCGTCAGGCTGAAGTCACGCACCCAGACGTAGCGGTAGTCGTAGTTGCGGTCCCCGCCGAGTTTTTCCGGCAGCGAGGTGGTCACCGAGGCCACCACCGCGCCGCTGGGCCGGTACGTCATGCCCTGCACCACAAGCCGGCTGCGCCGCACCTGCTCGGGGTAGAGCCCGTCGTACGGGTGTTGGGCCGACCAGGAACGCCAGCCGGCGACGGTGTCGGCGATGGTCTGGTCGGCGTCCGGCACCTCGGGCAGCGGAGCGTCGTAGGTCGGGGCGTACCCGAGGGTGAAGTTGTGTTTCGTGCCGGCGCGGGCGGTGAACGCCCCGGTGGCCTCGCCATCGCCGGCGGTCAACCGCACGCTGCCGCGCAGGGTGAGCCGGGCTGCCCCGGCGATGGCCTCCAGCATGTCCTCGTGCTCGATCAGGTACGCGATGGTGCGGCCGTACTCGAAGCGCGGCCGGTACTGCACCCGCATCGGCACCGAACCGGACAGCCCCTCCACCGAACGGACCAGCACCTGCGGCGAGTGCAGGCCGATGTCGTGACCGCGCGAGCCGGGCTCGAAGGCGAGCGCGTCGGTCAGCGCGACCTCTCCCTGCGCGGTGCGGAAGACCGTCCGCAGCACCAGCGTGTCCTCGAGATAGCAGCGTTCGACCCGGTAGTCGCCCTCGGGCTGGATCGACCAGTGCCCGGCGTTGTCGTCGAGCAACCGCCCGAACACCGACGGGGCGTCGTACCGGCCCGGGCACCACCAGTTCACCGAGCCCGAGGCGTCCACCAGCGCCGCGCTGCGGCCGTCGGCGAGGAAACCGTAGTCGCTGATCTGTCCGCTCTCCACCTGACTGGCTACCCGGGGAGTCCGCGCCCATTCCCCTCCTACCCGGCAACGGGCACCGCGTTACCGGTCGGCCTGGACGGGAACCCGGGGAGCTGACGAGGGAGGATGCTCATGACGTCAGCTTCGGGGCCGACCGCCGCCTGGCGGTCCGGCACACAGGGTGGCGACCTGCTTCCATCCGGGCCGGCCGGCCGCCTTGCCACACCGGCCGGGGACGGCCACGGGCCGGAAGGCGGCCCGCCGACCGTGACGATCGGCTCGTACCCGGACTATCCGACCGCGCAGCGGGTCGTTGACCACCTGGCCGACAACCGCTTTCCGGTGGAGCACAGCGCCATCGTCGGCACCAACCTCACCCTGGTGGAGACGGTGCTCGGGCGGATGACCACCGGTCGAGCCGGCCTGCTCGGCGCCGGCACCGGCGCCTGGTTCGGGCTCTTCATCGGCCTGCTGTTCGGCATCTTCACCGTCGGCAACTGGCTGGCGGTGATCCTGGTCGGGCTGGTCATCGGTGCGATCTGGGGCGCCGTGTTCGGCGCTGTCGCACACGCGATGACGGGCGGGCAGCGCGACTTCACCTCAGCCAGCTCACTGCGCGCCGGCCAGTACGCGGTGACCGTCGACGCGCAGCTCGCCGACCAGGCGCGACAGCTGCTCGGTCGGATGCAGGTGCCCGGACGGGCGGCCGCCGACCGCTGAGCGACGACCGACCGCCCGTCCCGGCAGCATTCGGGGCGGGCGGCCGTCTCGTCGTTCAGTCGTGGTACGCCAGCTCGCCGGCCCGCAGCGGCAGGTCGATCCGATTCTCCGGAGGTGCCAGCGGACAGGCCCAGCGGTCGTCATAGGCACAGCTCGGGTTGTAGAGGTAGTTGCCGTCCAGCCGGACCCGGTCGCCGGGCAACAGCTCGACGCCCCGGCCGAAGGTGCCCTTCACCGTGTCGGTGAGGTACCGCCCTCCCCCGTAGCTCTCCCGCCCACAGGTGCCGTCCCGCAGCGGAACGAACAGCCCACCCCCGTACGCCTCGATCCACCACAGGGTCAGCGGCCCCCAGGGCGTCTCGGCCACCGCGACCCGCCGGTACGCGACCACCCCGTCCGGGCCGCCGGTGTCGATCCGCAGCTCGCCGCTTGCCGCTCGCAGGGGCGCCTCGACCACGGCCTCGGGATTGGGCGGGAAGTAGCGCACCCCGGAAAAGCCGGCCCGCTCCGCCGCGGGGATCGGGCTCTGCGGGTGGGTGGCGAAGAGGTCGTCGCGGCCGGCGCGGAAGCCGGCCAGGTCGACGTCGGACAGGTACAGCCGGGCGACCCGCTCCCGCCAGTCGGCCAATTCCAGATCATCCACGCCACCGAGCCTATGCCGTGGCGCTGCGGCACCTCAGCGCGACGGCCAGTTGGTCAGGACGGCGTCGAGCGCGTCCAGGGTGCGCGACCACGAGTCGTCGGTGGGGCGCGGCGTGTGTCGGAAGCTGCCGGTCTTCTCCAGGCTCACGAACCCGTGGAACGTGCTGTGCATCATCCGCACCGCGTCGGTCTGGTCGGGTTCGGAGAGACGGTAGCCGCGCAGGATCGCCCGGGTCATCTCGGCGTGCCGGATGCCCGCGCTGGCGGCGGCGGTCTCCGGGTCTAGGTCGATCTGCATGGCGGCGTAGCGGCCCGGGTGCTCTCGCGCGTAGTCGCGGTACGCGTCGGCGAACGCCACCAGGGCGTCCTTGCCGGCCCGGCCGGCGAGCGCGGCGGCGACCCGGTCGGCCAGCTCCGCCAGGGCCAGCAGGGCGATGCGGACCCGCAGGTCGTGTGCGTTCTTGAGGTGGAAGTAGAGGCTGGCGTCCTTCACCCCGAACTGGCGCGCGAGGGCGGCAACCGTGACGTTCTCCACGCCCACCTCGTCGGCCAGCTCGGCTGCGGCCAGCGTCAGGCGCTCCACGGTCACCCCGGCACGTGCCATGCAGCACACTCCCCACCTAGCCGTAATAATCACTTGCCTAGGGGAGCTAGGCTACTACCTATGTTGGTCCTGACCGAATCCGCCATCCGCGCTTCCTTCGTCAACTGCTCCAAGGGCGAGGCGAAGCGGCTGGCCGTACCGAACGATCTTGAAATGCGCCAGTGGGACGACCTCGACTTCCTCGGCTGGCGGGATCCCTCCGCGCCACAGCGGGCCTACCTGGTCGCCGAGACCGACGGCAAGCTGGCCGGGGTGGTGCTGCGGGCCGCGACGCACCAGATGGGGCGCGTGCGGCACAGCATGTGCTCGTTCTGCCTGACCACCCACCTCGGCGGTGGCGTCTCGTTGATGACCGCCCCCAAGGCCGGTCCGAGCGGACGACAGGGCGACTCCGTGGGCACGTACCTGTGCTCCGACCTGGCCTGCTCGCTGTACCTGCGGGGGAAGAAGCACGCCGGGCCCCCCGCGCCGGAGCCGCTGCCCCTGCCGGAGCGGATCGAGCGCGTCAAAACCGCCCTCGCGACGTTCCTCCGCAAGGTCACCGAGTGACGGTTTGAGGCGACCGGGCGCGGCCGGTGCGTGTTCGAAGCCCGGCCCTAGCGGTCGGTGGCCAGTCGGGCGTGCAGGTGCTCGTCGTAGCGGCGGCCGTCGCCGTACCGGTACGACTCGCGCAGTGTGCCCTCGGCCGGGTAGCCGGCCCGGTCGGCGACCCGGCAGGACGCCGGGTTGGCCACCGCGTGGCACAGCTCCACCCGGTGCAGTCCGAGATCCGCGAACGCCCAGTCGGTGAGTCGGACGACGGCGCGCACCGCCACCTGACGTCCCCGTGCCGCGGGCACCGTCCAGTAGCCGATGGACGCGTCGCCGTCGTGGATGCGGTGCAGCGACACCGAGCCGAGCAGTTTGCCGTCGCCCGCCGCGGTGACCGCCATCGAGGCATGGCCGCCGGTGGACCAGTCGGCCCGGCGGCGCACCCAGAGCAGTGCGACCTCGTCGTCGATCGGGCCGCCGCCCTGCGGGTTCCACTGGGCGATCGCCGGGTCGCGGAGGGCGTCGCGCACCGCCGGGGCGTCCTCGTCTCGCCAGGGGCGCAGCAACAGGTCGGCGGCGGCGAGTTCCACGTGTTCCACGAGGCCGGAGTCTGGCACAACCAGCCGCCTCCGCGCCGCCGTATTACCGCAGACTTCCTTCAAAGCTGCACGATCTGCGGGCCAGGGCGCGGAAAAGTGATGCAGGCAACGCTAGAGCTTGTTAGTTAAATTTTGAACGAGTGCTATCGTCAGGGGCATGACCGAGAGCCTGGACAGCACCCGAGAGGCCGCCTGGCGCGCCTACATCGAGGCCAGCCAGCGTCTCTACACCCAGTTGGAAGAGGAGCTGCGGGTCGACAGCCACCTCAGCTTCGCCGACTACCACGTGCTGGTCCTGCTCTCCGAGGCACCCGGGCAGCGGCTCCGGATGGGCGAGCTGGCCAGCCGGCTGATCTTCTCGCCCAGCCGCCTCACCTACCAGGTCTCCTCCATGCAGCGTCGTGGCCTGGTCAGCAAGGAGCCCTGCCCGGACGACCGGCGCGGCAGCGAGGCGGTGCTCACCGCCGCCGGGCTGCTCGTCCTGCGGGAAGCCGCACCCCACCATCTGGCGTCGGTGCGTACCCATCTCATGGACGACCTCGACGATGCCGAGGTCGCCTGCCTCACCCGGGTCTTCGACCGGCTTGGCGAGCGCCTGCGGGCGTCGCGGGTCAGCTCGACCACCCCCGCCTCACGCTAGGAGCCCTCGACATGCCCGCGATCACCGTCGACAACGTTCTCGTCCTGCCCCGCCTGCCCCGACTCGACGAGACCACCACCACGATCCGCCCGGTCCGCACGGTGACCACGGCGCCCAGCGGCTTCGAGGGTGAGGGCTTCCCGGTCCGTCGCGCCTTCGCCGGGGTGTCGACCACCGACCTGGACCCGTTCATCCATCTCGACCAGATGGGCGAGGTCGACTATCAGCCGGGCGAGCCGAAGGGCACGCCGTGGCACCCGCACCGCGGCTTCGAGACCGTCACTTACATCATCGACGGCGTCTTCGACCACCAGGACTCCAACGGCGGTGGCGGCACGATCACCGACGGCGACACCCAGTGGATGACGGCCGGCAGTGGCCTGCTGCACATCGAGGCGCCGCCGGAGCACCTGGTGATGAGCGGCGGGCTCTTCCACGGCACCCAGCTCTGGGTCAACCTGCCCCGCTCGGCCAAGATGAACCCGCCCCGCTACCAGGACATCCGAGGTCGCGAGTCGGCGCTGCTCACCACGCCCGACGGCGGGGCACTCATCCGGGTCATCGCCGGCGAGGTCGCCGGACACCGCGGCCCGGGTTCGACATTCACCCCGATCACCATCACGCACGTGACGGTGCAGCCCGGGGCCCAGGTCGACCTGCCCTGGCGGCCAGAGTTCAACGCCCTGGTCTACGTGCTGGGCGGCCGCGGCACTGTCGGCGCCGACCGCCGACCGGTCCGTACCGGCCAGCTCGCGGTGCACGGCCCGGGTGACGCCCTACGCTTCAGCGCCGACACCGCGCAGGACAGCAACACCCCGGCGCTGGACCTCTACATCATGGGTGGTCAGCCGATCCGGGAGCCGGTGGCACAGTAC belongs to Micromonospora ureilytica and includes:
- a CDS encoding general stress protein produces the protein MTSASGPTAAWRSGTQGGDLLPSGPAGRLATPAGDGHGPEGGPPTVTIGSYPDYPTAQRVVDHLADNRFPVEHSAIVGTNLTLVETVLGRMTTGRAGLLGAGTGAWFGLFIGLLFGIFTVGNWLAVILVGLVIGAIWGAVFGAVAHAMTGGQRDFTSASSLRAGQYAVTVDAQLADQARQLLGRMQVPGRAAADR
- a CDS encoding MarR family winged helix-turn-helix transcriptional regulator, encoding MTESLDSTREAAWRAYIEASQRLYTQLEEELRVDSHLSFADYHVLVLLSEAPGQRLRMGELASRLIFSPSRLTYQVSSMQRRGLVSKEPCPDDRRGSEAVLTAAGLLVLREAAPHHLASVRTHLMDDLDDAEVACLTRVFDRLGERLRASRVSSTTPASR
- a CDS encoding ricin-type beta-trefoil lectin domain protein, with the protein product MSRTPRRRLVSATTVLTVLVTLCLVPQAGVLPAAASPAQAAALAPPATIGFEKVALDGGLSMGEPIELAVAPDGKVFYINRGTSSGGGQVRLYNPATRSTTVALTLALDARFEDGLIGITLHPSFASNRWVYLFYSPKVTPLVNRISRFTFNPSTLLLDAGSEDVLIEWPTERDLCCHSAGSMSWDTAGNLYFAVGDNTNSGGDSAGMAPIDERTNRNAQYDAQRTSGNTNDLRGKINRIHPENDGSYTVPAGNLFAAGTARTRPEIYVMGVRNPYRIWVDRTANNTLYWGEVGPDAGVDLANRGPAAYDEFNRANGPGNYGWPYCGGPNVAYNDWDFATATPRGWFPCGGSTGPVNNSPRNTGLQQLPATKPALVWEQHGGSEDWPALDNPGGCGSPNHVEVYHYDPNLVSDVKWPAYYDNKWLISEYCRNWIKEVQFDNGNPSTGTPTVIEPVLAGMQLVHPIDWQFGPDGSLYLLEYGSGYFSGAADAGLYKINYVQGGRSPLARATINRDNGLAPLSVTFSSAGSSDPDGDPLTYAWDFTNNGSTDSTAANPSFTYSANGSYSARLTVNDGTGRSATTVVSVVVGNNRPTVTLTGLPAGGLFDWGQDLTVGASASDPQDGAPACSAVVVRAALGHQEHAHEEGEGTGCGATFNTGPVHAGPDSVLFFVLRGSYTDRGATGSAALTGEQEISLYPKQWQAEHFVQLNGPKVIDQAAAEGGKRLGDVQNGESVRHHAVSLKGITGVRARVSSGGPGGTLSFRYDSPTGTEVARIAVPNTGGWDNYTELSATVTGPDDGTHDLYLVVTGGSGALLDVDSYTFTGPGVGTGGPRSGAVTALGKCADIASGQTANGTKVQTWTCNGTAAQSWTLPGDGTVRGLAKCLDVKASGTTDGTLVQLYDCNGSGAQQWAAQPDGSLRNPQSGRCLDIPNSDLTDGRQLRIWTCNGTGAQRWTLP
- a CDS encoding glycoside hydrolase family 15 protein; translated protein: MESGQISDYGFLADGRSAALVDASGSVNWWCPGRYDAPSVFGRLLDDNAGHWSIQPEGDYRVERCYLEDTLVLRTVFRTAQGEVALTDALAFEPGSRGHDIGLHSPQVLVRSVEGLSGSVPMRVQYRPRFEYGRTIAYLIEHEDMLEAIAGAARLTLRGSVRLTAGDGEATGAFTARAGTKHNFTLGYAPTYDAPLPEVPDADQTIADTVAGWRSWSAQHPYDGLYPEQVRRSRLVVQGMTYRPSGAVVASVTTSLPEKLGGDRNYDYRYVWVRDFSLTLRALWRTTCLDEVQRQFAWLGRAMGRVDDKPVPIMYGVLGERDLTEHRLEQLGGYRDSPPVVIGNDAWQQRQTDIFGEAMDAAWLMRDKLEPLGTEVQHVLRVLADQAARDWALPDAGMWEERGIQHHHVSSKVQCWVALDRAVRFGDKLGEPQDVARWAAARDAVRAEVLERGWSERLQSYTGSFESDDLDASVLVMPLVGFVRADDPRMRSTIREVEERLSHDGLLRRWDGDPAGFLICSFWLVCCLALAGERDRAHELFRGLAERVNDLGLFAEQIDPLTGEQLGNFPQAFSHIGLINAAGVLTDVERDPTLRQCGMPPAYFSPVRQ
- a CDS encoding metallophosphoesterase family protein; the encoded protein is MRLVLTADTHVPKRARDLPGPLWAAIEAADVVVHAGDWVDEALLDSMTARSRRLIGVCGNNDGPALRARLPEVARVELDGLRVAVVHETGPRTGREKRCAARFPDVDLLVFGHSHIPWDTEAPGGLRLLNPGSPTDRRSQPHATYLTAEINEGALTEVRRHHLPRP
- a CDS encoding DUF3072 domain-containing protein translates to MMTDRRTEQADQNAAIKDPDEWVTGDEPPTAAQESYLSTLAREAHADLPDDLTKAEASKRIDELQAETGRGQ
- a CDS encoding FBP domain-containing protein, encoding MLVLTESAIRASFVNCSKGEAKRLAVPNDLEMRQWDDLDFLGWRDPSAPQRAYLVAETDGKLAGVVLRAATHQMGRVRHSMCSFCLTTHLGGGVSLMTAPKAGPSGRQGDSVGTYLCSDLACSLYLRGKKHAGPPAPEPLPLPERIERVKTALATFLRKVTE
- a CDS encoding TetR/AcrR family transcriptional regulator, encoding MARAGVTVERLTLAAAELADEVGVENVTVAALARQFGVKDASLYFHLKNAHDLRVRIALLALAELADRVAAALAGRAGKDALVAFADAYRDYAREHPGRYAAMQIDLDPETAAASAGIRHAEMTRAILRGYRLSEPDQTDAVRMMHSTFHGFVSLEKTGSFRHTPRPTDDSWSRTLDALDAVLTNWPSR
- a CDS encoding GNAT family N-acetyltransferase, with translation MEHVELAAADLLLRPWRDEDAPAVRDALRDPAIAQWNPQGGGPIDDEVALLWVRRRADWSTGGHASMAVTAAGDGKLLGSVSLHRIHDGDASIGYWTVPAARGRQVAVRAVVRLTDWAFADLGLHRVELCHAVANPASCRVADRAGYPAEGTLRESYRYGDGRRYDEHLHARLATDR
- a CDS encoding pirin family protein — protein: MPAITVDNVLVLPRLPRLDETTTTIRPVRTVTTAPSGFEGEGFPVRRAFAGVSTTDLDPFIHLDQMGEVDYQPGEPKGTPWHPHRGFETVTYIIDGVFDHQDSNGGGGTITDGDTQWMTAGSGLLHIEAPPEHLVMSGGLFHGTQLWVNLPRSAKMNPPRYQDIRGRESALLTTPDGGALIRVIAGEVAGHRGPGSTFTPITITHVTVQPGAQVDLPWRPEFNALVYVLGGRGTVGADRRPVRTGQLAVHGPGDALRFSADTAQDSNTPALDLYIMGGQPIREPVAQYGPFVMNTRDELLKAFEDFQAGRLGVIPTERLPHTGGQGTRP
- a CDS encoding DUF1684 domain-containing protein — its product is MDDLELADWRERVARLYLSDVDLAGFRAGRDDLFATHPQSPIPAAERAGFSGVRYFPPNPEAVVEAPLRAASGELRIDTGGPDGVVAYRRVAVAETPWGPLTLWWIEAYGGGLFVPLRDGTCGRESYGGGRYLTDTVKGTFGRGVELLPGDRVRLDGNYLYNPSCAYDDRWACPLAPPENRIDLPLRAGELAYHD